The following coding sequences lie in one Mesorhizobium sp. NZP2298 genomic window:
- a CDS encoding S-(hydroxymethyl)glutathione dehydrogenase/class III alcohol dehydrogenase: MKTRAAVAVAAGKPLEIMEVDLDGPRDGEVLVEIKATGICHTDEFTLSGADPEGLFPAILGHEGAGVVVDVGKGVTSVRKGDHVIPLYTPECRQCPSCLSRKTNLCTAIRATQGQGLMPDGSSRFSIGKDKIFHYMGCSTFSNFTVLPEIAVAKVNPDAPFDKICYIGCGVTTGIGAVINTAKVEIGATAVVFGLGGIGLNVIQGLKLAGADMIIGVDLNNDKKAWGERFGMTHFVNPKEIDGDIVPYLVNMTKRGADQIGGADYTFDCTGNTKVMRQALEASHRGWGKSVIIGVAGAGQEISTRPFQLVTGRTWMGTAFGGARGRTDVPKIVDWYMDGKIQIDPMITHTLKLEDINKGFDLMHEGKSIRSVVVY; the protein is encoded by the coding sequence ATGAAGACCCGCGCCGCTGTCGCTGTCGCCGCCGGAAAGCCGCTGGAGATCATGGAGGTCGACCTCGACGGTCCGCGCGATGGCGAGGTGCTGGTCGAGATCAAGGCGACCGGTATCTGCCACACCGACGAGTTCACCTTGTCGGGCGCCGATCCGGAAGGGCTGTTTCCGGCCATCCTCGGCCATGAGGGCGCCGGTGTCGTGGTCGACGTCGGCAAGGGCGTAACCTCGGTCAGGAAGGGCGACCATGTCATCCCGCTCTATACGCCGGAATGCCGGCAGTGCCCGTCCTGCCTGTCGCGCAAGACCAATCTGTGCACGGCGATCCGCGCCACGCAGGGGCAAGGCCTGATGCCCGACGGCTCGTCGCGCTTCTCGATCGGCAAGGACAAGATCTTCCATTACATGGGCTGCTCGACCTTCTCGAACTTCACCGTGCTGCCCGAGATCGCGGTGGCCAAGGTCAACCCGGACGCTCCCTTCGACAAGATCTGCTACATCGGCTGCGGCGTGACGACAGGCATTGGTGCGGTGATCAACACCGCCAAGGTCGAGATCGGCGCGACCGCCGTGGTCTTCGGCCTCGGCGGCATCGGCTTGAACGTCATCCAGGGCCTGAAGCTGGCCGGCGCCGACATGATCATCGGCGTCGATTTGAACAACGACAAGAAAGCCTGGGGCGAGCGGTTCGGCATGACGCATTTCGTCAATCCGAAGGAGATCGACGGCGATATCGTCCCTTACCTCGTCAACATGACGAAGCGCGGTGCCGACCAGATCGGCGGCGCCGACTACACGTTCGACTGCACCGGCAACACCAAGGTGATGCGCCAGGCGCTGGAAGCCTCGCATCGCGGCTGGGGCAAGTCGGTCATCATCGGCGTCGCCGGCGCCGGCCAGGAGATTTCGACCCGACCGTTCCAGCTCGTCACCGGCCGCACCTGGATGGGCACCGCCTTCGGCGGCGCGCGCGGCCGCACCGACGTGCCAAAGATCGTCGACTGGTACATGGACGGCAAGATCCAGATCGATCCGATGATCACCCACACGTTGAAGCTGGAGGATATCAACAAGGGGTTCGACCTCATGCATGAGGGCAAGTCGATCCGAAGCGTCGTCGTTTATTGA
- a CDS encoding acetyl-CoA carboxylase biotin carboxylase subunit, whose amino-acid sequence MFTKILIANRGEIACRVIKTARKMGIATVAVYSDADRDAVHVEMADEAVHIGPSPAAQSYLVPEKIIAACKETGAQAVHPGYGFLSERAAFCEALEAEGIVFIGPKPKAIKAMGDKIESKKFANAAKVSTVPGWLGVIENADHAEKIAGEIGYPVMIKASAGGGGKGMRIAWNQLEVRDGFDRARSEAKSSFGDDRVFIEKFVVDPRHIEIQVLADAHGNALYLGERECSIQRRNQKVAEEAPSPFLDAKTRKAMGEQSVALARAVDYQSAGTVEFIVDKDKNFYFLEMNTRLQVEHPVTELVTGIDLVEQMIRVAAGEKLGLKQGDIKLNGWAVESRLYAEDPYRNFLPSIGRLTRYRPPEEGQFGDVVIRNDTGVTEGSEISMFYDPMLAKLCTWAPTRIEAIDAMSEALDSFVVEGIEHNIPFLAALMQHPRWREGAISTGFIAEEYPDGFAPVVPNSEEEAVLASIATATELLRRDRLDRLGGRLAPHSGALKRDWVVKIGDDYLQASILEGMISIPMEIDLSIEGGKALTVSSDWRPGDLIWRGTVGKRRVVAQIRPVANGLRIAWKGMSVTARAMLPRTAELERLMPEKVAPDTSNLLLCPMPGLVVSIAVTEGQEVKAGETLAVVEAMKMENVLRAERDLVVSKLNAKPGDSLAVDAVIMEFA is encoded by the coding sequence ATGTTCACGAAAATCCTGATCGCCAATCGTGGCGAGATCGCCTGTCGCGTCATCAAGACGGCGCGCAAGATGGGCATTGCCACGGTTGCCGTCTATTCCGATGCCGACCGCGATGCGGTTCATGTCGAAATGGCCGACGAGGCGGTGCATATCGGGCCGTCGCCCGCAGCGCAAAGCTATCTTGTCCCTGAGAAGATCATCGCCGCGTGCAAGGAGACTGGGGCTCAGGCCGTGCATCCAGGCTACGGCTTCCTGTCCGAACGGGCGGCCTTCTGCGAAGCGCTGGAAGCGGAAGGCATCGTCTTCATCGGCCCGAAGCCCAAGGCCATCAAGGCGATGGGTGACAAGATCGAATCGAAGAAATTCGCCAACGCCGCCAAGGTTTCGACGGTGCCCGGCTGGCTCGGCGTCATCGAGAATGCCGACCATGCTGAAAAGATCGCTGGCGAGATCGGCTATCCCGTGATGATCAAGGCCTCGGCCGGCGGCGGCGGCAAGGGCATGCGCATCGCCTGGAACCAATTGGAAGTGCGCGACGGGTTCGACCGGGCGCGATCGGAAGCCAAGAGTTCATTCGGCGATGACCGCGTGTTCATCGAAAAATTCGTCGTCGATCCGCGCCATATCGAGATCCAGGTGCTGGCCGACGCGCATGGCAACGCGCTCTATCTCGGTGAGCGCGAATGCTCGATTCAGCGCCGCAACCAGAAGGTGGCCGAGGAGGCGCCGTCACCATTTCTCGATGCCAAGACGCGCAAGGCCATGGGCGAGCAGTCGGTGGCGCTGGCCAGGGCCGTCGATTATCAGAGCGCCGGCACGGTCGAGTTCATCGTCGACAAGGACAAGAACTTCTATTTCCTTGAAATGAATACACGATTGCAGGTCGAACATCCGGTGACCGAGCTCGTCACCGGTATCGATCTGGTCGAACAGATGATCCGCGTTGCCGCAGGCGAAAAGCTTGGTCTGAAGCAAGGCGACATCAAGCTGAATGGCTGGGCGGTGGAAAGCCGGCTCTATGCCGAGGACCCCTATCGCAATTTCCTGCCGTCGATCGGCCGGCTGACCCGCTATCGGCCGCCGGAGGAGGGGCAGTTTGGCGATGTCGTCATCCGCAACGACACCGGCGTCACCGAAGGCTCGGAGATTTCGATGTTCTACGACCCGATGCTCGCCAAGCTGTGTACCTGGGCGCCGACGCGCATCGAGGCGATCGATGCCATGTCGGAAGCGCTGGACAGTTTTGTGGTCGAAGGCATCGAGCACAATATCCCGTTCCTGGCGGCGCTGATGCAGCATCCGCGCTGGCGGGAAGGGGCGATTTCGACCGGCTTCATAGCCGAGGAATATCCCGACGGTTTTGCCCCTGTCGTGCCGAACAGCGAGGAAGAGGCCGTGCTGGCATCAATCGCCACCGCCACGGAATTGTTGCGCCGCGACAGGCTCGACCGGCTGGGCGGGCGGCTGGCGCCGCATTCGGGCGCCCTCAAGCGCGACTGGGTGGTGAAGATCGGCGATGACTATCTCCAGGCGTCCATCCTGGAAGGCATGATTTCGATCCCAATGGAGATCGACCTGTCGATCGAGGGCGGCAAGGCGCTGACCGTTTCGTCCGACTGGCGGCCGGGCGACCTGATCTGGCGCGGCACGGTCGGCAAGCGCAGGGTTGTCGCCCAGATCCGGCCTGTCGCCAACGGTCTTCGCATCGCCTGGAAAGGCATGTCGGTGACCGCCCGCGCCATGCTGCCGCGCACCGCCGAGCTGGAACGGCTGATGCCGGAGAAGGTGGCGCCGGACACGTCGAACCTGCTGCTTTGCCCGATGCCCGGCCTCGTCGTGTCGATCGCCGTTACCGAAGGCCAGGAGGTCAAGGCCGGCGAGACGCTTGCCGTGGTCGAGGCGATGAAGATGGAAAACGTGCTGCGTGCGGAACGCGATCTCGTTGTGTCCAAGCTCAACGCCAAGCCCGGCGACAGCCTGGCTGTGGACGCGGTGATCATGGAATTCGCTTGA